The following are from one region of the Rhinoraja longicauda isolate Sanriku21f chromosome 33, sRhiLon1.1, whole genome shotgun sequence genome:
- the leo1 gene encoding RNA polymerase-associated protein LEO1, with product MADMADLFGSDADSEPEQKEYNSISGSGSDSEQEQAASESNPSRSESEREDRNEDEDEREATKPSNKELFGEDSEDEGSRHDGSEDMSENQSIASAQSDQEDVQHSEREQHSGSEEQQFENEDDDNVSDAESTHSDAGSVLSDAGSARSDAGSGHSEAPSGHSEAGSAHSDVASIRSHSEAGNVHSDAGSVHSRSDAMSHHSHSDAASNQSDAEESGKVAHSEIEKWERASRSDQSDEEEKTHHSEEEQQLSDEEQERKSAAGSARGSDSEEEIIRHKSKKLIASDSDSDSNIKDKDKIDGDDLFGGADDISSDSEGEKPPTPGQPADEYDMDHDHPEEEPIAETRIEVEIPKVNTDLGNDLYFVKLPNFLSVEPRPFDSQYYEDEFEDEEMLDEEGRTRLKLKVENTIRWRIRKDEEGNDIRESNARIVKWSDGSMSLHLGNEVFDVYKAPLQGDHNHLFIRQGTGLQGQAVFKTKLTFRPHSTDSATHRKMTLSLADRCSKTQKIRILPIAGRDPESQRSEMIKKEEERLRASIRRESQQRRMREKQSQRGLSSSYLEPDRYDEEEEGEDTISLAAIKNKYKGGIREERARIYSSDSDEGSGDDKAQRLLKAKKLDSDEEGENSGKRKAENDDKGSSKRAKKYVISDEEDDE from the exons ATGGCGGACATGGCAGACTTGTTCGGCAGCGACGCGGACAGCGAGCCCGAGCAGAAAG AATATAATTCCATATCTGGATCGGGCTCAGATTCTGAGCAGGAGCAAGCGGCCTCGGAAAGCAATCCTTCCAGGAGCGAGAGTGAACGGGAAGACAGAAATGAGGATGAAGATGAGAGAGAAGCTACTAAACCTAGCAATAAAGAGCTGTTTGGGGAGGACAGCGAGGATGAAGGCTCGAGACATGATGGAAGTGAAGACATGTCCGAAAACCAGTCCATCGCTTCGGCGCAGTCTGACCAGGAGGACGTTCAGCATTCGGAAAGAGAGCAACACAGTGGCTCAGAAGAGCAGCAGTTTGAAAATGAAGATGACGACAATGTTTCTGATGCAGAGAGCACGCATTCGGACGCTGGCAGTGTACTGTCCGATGCGGGCAGCGCTCGCTCCGACGCTGGCAGCGGTCACTCAGAAGCCCCGAGCGGTCACTCAGAAGCTGGAAGCGCGCACTCAGATGTCGCAAGCATCCGATCCCACTCCGAAGCCGGCAACGTCCATTCAGATGCTGGCAGTGTCCACTCCCGATCCGATGCCATGAGCCACCACTCACACTCTGATGCTGCCAGTAACCAGTCGGACGCCGAGGAATCTGGAAAGGTGGCGCACTCTGAGATTGAGAAGTGGGAGCGGGCTTCCAGGAGTGATCAATCGGACGAAGAGGAAAAAACTCACCATTCAGAAGAGGAGCAGCAACTTTCAGATGAAGAGCAAGAACGTAAATCAG CTGCAGGATCTGCAAGAGGTAGTGACAGTGAGGAGGAAATAATTCGACACAAGTCAAAAAAACTAATTGCTTCAGATTCTGACTCTGACAGCAATATAAAAGATAAAG ATAAAATAGATGGAGATGATCTTTTTGGAGGTGCAGATGATATTTCATCTGACAGTGAAGGTGAGAAACCTCCCACTCCAGGCCAACCTGCA GATGAGTATGACATGGATCATGATCATCCAGAAGAAGAACCAATTGCAGAGACACGGATAGAAGTAGAGATTCCCAAAGTGAACACGGATTTAGGGAATGATTTATACTTTGTTAAACTGCCTAACTTCCTCAGCGTGGAACCCAG GCCATTTGATTCTCAGTACTATGAAGATGAATTTGAAGATGAAGAAATGTTGGATGAAGAGGGTAGAACAAGACTTAAATTAAAG GTGGAAAACACAATTCGCTGGCGAATACGCAAGGATGAAGAAGGAAATGACATTCGTGAAAGTAATGCGCGAATAGTAAAATGGTCAGATGGAAG CATGTCTTTGCACCTGGGGAATGAAGTGTTTGACGTCTACAAAGCTCCACTGCAAGGGGACCACAATCATCTCTTCATTAGGCAGGGGACTGGTTTGCAAGGTCAGGCAGTCTTCAAAACCAAGCTTACGTTCAG GCCTCATTCCACGGACAGTGCAACACACAGAAAGATGACTCTGTCTTTGGCGGACAGATGTTCAAAAACCCAAAAGATCcggatccttcctatagctggcaGAGATCCTGAATCCCAGCGTTCAGAGATGATAAAG AAAGAAGAGGAGCGTCTCAGAGCTTCGATTAGAAGAGAATCTCAGCAACGTAGAATGAGAGAGAAGCAGAGCCAGCGAGGTCTGAGCTCCTCCTACCTGGAGCCTGATCGTTACGATGAGGAGGAGGAAGGCGAAGATACCATCAGCCTTGCAGCCATCAAAAACAAGTACAAGGGAGGGATCAGAG AGGAGCGAGCCCGGATTTATTCTTCAGACAGTGATGAAGGGTCTGGTGATGACAAAGCACAGAGGCTCCTGAAAGCCAAGAAGCTTGACAGTGATGAG